ACCGCTTCGTTATTGAGACCTACGGGAAGGGCAAAGGGGAGATAGAGGAAACCATGCTGAAGGCCTTCGCATATGAGGGCTGTAAGATAAACAAAATAATTGTGAAGGTGCAGGAAGAAAGGGATGAAAGAGTCTACGCCCTTGTTGCGAGTGAGCTGATATCACCTTTTGAGGTTCTCTTCCAGCTTACGGCAAAATATGCACCGGTCGCAATATCGATAATCGAGCCGGAGATAGTTGACATATCTGCAACGGAGCTTCAAAATGCCCTAACCGATTTGGGTGGTTTTGTCCACGAACTCATCCACAGGCCGCTTAAGAAAAAGCTTATAGAGAAGGACACCTTCAAGTTCAAGCTCTCCTGAGCCTTTAATCTGTCGGAGGAAAAGATTATAAGCAGAGGCCATCATTGCTGGTAGGGAATCTACTGCCATCTTCAACTCTTGTCGAGATATTATCGGCAAAAGGCGAATTGAGTGTAGGCATTAGGTAAATGCCACTTTTGGCCATCGGAGGAAAAAGACTGCTTTTCTAATCGTTAGAAAGGGTCTGAAAGCGAAAAGTATATAAACCCCAAGGCACCTATAGGTAATGAAGAATACCATAGCTAGGGGTTTAGCCCCTACAAGGTATCGGAGGTGTGAAGACATGAAGGTAAGGAAGATCGCGGCCCTTGCAGTTGGTGCCGCAATGGTTGGAGCAACCCTTGGATACGCAAATGCTGCAATGCCGGGAAAGGAGTTCTTTGTTAAGGATGGAATGCCAAACGTTAAAATCGTAGTCGGTGCAAACGCACCATCAACTATGGACGTCGCCTCAGCGGCAGACATAGCCCTTGCAATTGGAAGCTTACTCTACACATCTGAGGAAGTCAAGGCAAGCGGAGTTAGTGTTGTAGTTAAGAAAGACATCACAGACGACCCAGACGACATTACAATCTACAAGTACTTCTACTCAACAGTTAAAGGTCCAATAACTGCCGAGGAATGGTCAGACTTGCCAGGAGACTACTGGTGGAATGGAAGTGCCTACAACGGTTCCTATGATGACTGGGTAGCTGCTTACCAAACCCTCCCATGGATGTACGAAGTAGAAGACATGGATGGGATAGATGAGGACTTCAAAGTTGACTGGGACTTCTCGATTGACGAAATACACCTAATACCAACTGATCCAGATGATTGGGATGAAAACGATATCGACCAACCACCAAAAGACGCGAAGCTCCAAATTCCAAAAGGAGCATTCAAAGTTCTCCTGAACTACACAATCTCAAACTGGTCAGTGGAAGTTGACCTCGGAAAGGACAGCCAGTGGGGAATCCCATACTCAGAGAGCTTTAACATAATAGATGATGACAAACCAGACCCAAATGAGATAGCAGATGAGTACGACGTTGATCCAAGTGACGTTAAAATAAACTTCAAAGGCTACGTGTACGAAGGAGTAGCTTCAGGAGATACATTTACCGTTCTTGGCAATAGTTACTATGTGCTCAATGTTATTGACAAAGCCTTTGAATACGGTAAGGATCACGGCGAAGTCTGGTTCAGGCTTGGAGACATCAAGGACTACGACGGCTACAAGGTTAAGGCCGTTGACATAAGCGTTTACGAGAACAGAGCACTGGTAGAGGTCACAAGCCCAAATGGAATTGACCAGCTCGTTATACTCAAGAAGGACGAAGAGAAGGATGTCTTTGGTAACGGTGGAATAATCCTTACCCTTACCGACACATTCGTTGGTATCGACAGCAACTTGATTGCTACAATTCAAGTAGTTACAAATAAGAAGAAGATTGAAAGCGGTGACGAGTTAGTGGCTGGGTGGAAAGCAGAGATTACTACTGGCACAAACAGTGATGGAGACAAAGTCATCAAGTGGATAACACTAAGCAATGCAGATGACATCGAAGAAAAGACTGTAGACGTCTTAGGAAAATACAAAGTCTACTACAAGCTCCAAACATGGACCAAAGACGAAGCAGATGCTAACTATGACATTAATGATGATGGTGACAAGAAAGACGAGTTAATGACTGCAAAAGCTATGATTGTAATTGAACCAACAGAGAGAGTATATGAGACCAAGGAGCTTGCAGTTGGTGGCGAGCTTGACGGATGGATAATCGAGTCAATCAAGGGCGAAACCTACACCAAGGTTACACCAATGGTCCCAACAGAGCCAATCACAGTCCTTGACACCGAAGTTGACGTCAACGCAGTTGACAGCAACCTCATCCTCGTCGGTGGACCAGTTGCAAACGCAATCACCAAGTACCTCGTTGACCAAGGACTAAGCACAGTTGACTGGAAGAACAGCGATGGCGACCTAGAGTACATCGAAGATGCATTCGGAACATTCGACGTCCTCATCGTTGCCGGTAAGGACAGGTACGCCACAAGAGAAGCAGCCAAAGAGCTTATGCAATACTTGGCTCAACTCTGAAGCCTTTTCCTTCTTTTTTAATTAACTTTTCTGGAGGTTTTGAGATTGGATAAAAAACTAGTTGCAGTGCTCCTTTTGGTTATCCTTGTGCTTGCTCCTTTGGGGGTCCTTACTTATGGGTATTTGCACTTTTCGAGTAATGTTTATCCGGACAAAGAACCTTTGAGAAAAGTTCTTGTTAAGGTTCCTTATAAAGGAATCGACTATAAAATCCTTCTTGAAAGCTACAACACTGGAGATCCCCTCTTGGATTTAAATCTAACCCTGAGAGGGAACGTATATGAGAGCATGACCCTCATCGTTGGAGATCCAATGTTTAGAAACTGTGATGCCAAGGCTCTTGGGGATGTGTGCATATGGAGGACAAGGACAGTAACGGAAATAGCCGCTGTGTTGTCACCGGCGTTCACAGCAAATAGATACTGGTATTACATGGGAAAGGGATACGATGAGAATGAGTCCATGGCTATGGCTCAAGCCGATGTTGAAAAAATGCACACTGTCTCCCTTGGATTCATTCAGAAGGTCAAGATTGGACTTGGGATCGTTGGAAACAAAAAGCATCTCCTTGTCCTATTAAAGGGGCCTGCAGAAGGAGGAAAAATAGACCGCATATATTCCCCAAAAGAGGGTGTTGTAGTCCTCGAAGCAACAAGCGAGCAGACTCTCTTTGCGGAAGTTTTGCTGTTGAAAACCATCATAGCGTCGAGGGTTAAATGACCACCACATCCCTGTACATTTCCCTTTTCTCTGCTTCTATAATTTCTAAAAACTCCTCCTTGCTTTTGAACGGTCTTTTTGCGAGGATTTTTGCAACTTTTTTCTTTCCAATTCCGGGCAGATAGCTTAAAACCTTTGAGCCCTCCCTGTTCACGTTTATGGGAATTGGTATACCGGTTATGCTCCTAAAGCCGTGGTCAACAATCAAAACGTCATAAAACCTGTTCAGCTCAATTTTCTTTGGGATTCCTACTATCAATGGATAACTCCCTATCTGCCTGCCGTATGTTAGGCCGTTATCAAACACCTCCGCCCTAACATCCCTCAAAATCGTCCCCACCGGTACGAGCTTTTTAAGCATTGGGTAATCTATCTCGTGCCTTATCTTGTACTTGTAGTGCTTTATGAGACTTTTGTGCTTTTCGGTCTTTACCTTATCCCTCATATACCACAAAGGGGTTCCTGGAAAGACAACGACCTGCCTTATGTTTATTCTCCTAACCAGTAACCCGTCGTCAAGGATTTTCTTTAAGAACTCGTAGGTAAGCTCGTAAGTCTTCTTAGTTTCTCCAGGAAGGCCGAAGAGGATGTTTATCCCTGGTAAAAGCCAGGGCATTCCGTTGTAGCCCCTTTTAGCGCCAACTTCATTCAAAATCCTGACCGCTTCGTAGGTTTCCTCCGCTGTGGAGTTCAAGTTGTTGATCCTCGCAACCTTTGGATCGGCCGTTTCAAGCCCAAAGGCAACGACGTTTCCAGGCGTGCCGTATTTTATAAGCGTCTTCGCAATTTTAATGCTTTCCTCGGGATAATTTGCTATAACCGCCGGGTTGGCATTGTCTACATGCAAGGTCTTCACATCCGGTGCAACTGTTCTAATCCCCTTGAAGAGCTTCTCAAGGGCTTCTGGATTTGGAATCGGAACCCTGCCGTTTGGCTTAGCCATGTATGAAAAGATACAGCTCTGCCTTCCTACCCTAAAGTGCCTTACTCCCAAGTTATAGAGCACTTCAACTTCCTTAACGATGTCTTCAATAGGTCGGTCTTCTATTGCTCTGTATCTCACGGGTTCGGTGCAGAAGGAACAGCCCCCCATACCTGCAGCTTTGGGACATCCCCTCTGGGTTTCGATTTCCACTATAACGAAATCTGGATAATCGGGAAATTGCTTCACGACTTCGGCACCTAAGAGTGCGTAGTCCCTTAATTCCAAATAGTCCCTAAAGCGAAATGGATTTGCGTCCTTAGGGTTTGTGAAGAAGTCATAAAGAAAAGCCTCTAAGTCGCCGTAAACGATGTGGTCAAAAATTGCATGGGCAAGGGCTAGTTCCCTTGGGCTTATCTTTGTCCCACCTTCATGGGCTGAGCCCATAAAAGCCGGCCCGCCGAGGATTTTAATGCCTTTGAAGGGTTTTATAAACTTTGCAACCTCTTCCACCTGAGAGGGAACCGCAGAGAGGTATTTTCCCGGAGTGTGCAGTCCACCGATGTATATGATCACATCAGCCTTCTCAAGGATTTCCTTTGTTTTATACACGTTGGGAGTTTTGTTCTTGGTTTTTATCCCCTGCTCGCCCTCAAAAGTAAAGCGGAGGTCATCTATCGTGAGGTAAAAAATTCTCGCATCTTTTCTGGCTTTTTTTATTGCACCGTAGGCGTATCTCGGGTAGATTCCTAAATAAGGGGGAACTCCGAGGCCAGCGGGTTCATCGGTGTAGCCGTCTATTATTGCAACTATCATGTGTGGGGATTTTGGTTAGAGGTTTAAAAACCCAGCGAAAGTATTTAAGTTTAACTCAGATAGTTCGTACTGCGGTGTCCTTAATGGAGTCGAAGTATTCCAAGCGGGTCATCGAAAAGCTGAACCTTGGACATTATGGGATGATAAACGATCTTTATCAGACCCGGGTTTCCTCAAAGTAGTCCATTTTGCCTTAAGTACTCTTCGATATCTTTTATCTCCTCTATGGACAGCTGAAAGACTCTTTTTTGAGAGTGGGGAATGTGTTCAATGATGGGCTTAAGTTTTTTGAACTCACCTTTTGTAAGTCCCAGCATATGGTAAGAGTCCTTTAGGGCCTTGCTTGCCAGCTTTCTCCTGTGCTGGAAGAGGGCCTTCACGAGGTTTTCGTTTAGAGTTATCCGCTCATCTTTGGGTTTGGGCGTCATTACTATTACTGCGGAATCAACCTTTGGTTTTGGGTAGAATGCTCCCCTGCCAATTTTTTCAACAAGCTCAACATCAGCCTTAGCCTGCACCATTACCGAGAGGCGGGAATAGTTTTTATCTCCCGGCTTCGCCACCATTCGCTGGGCAAATTCAAGCTGATAGATAAGCACGGCTTTCTTGAAGTCATACTTCAGAAGTTTAAAGGTTATGGGAGAAGATATCTGGTAGGGAAGGTTGGAAACTATTTTATCAAAGTAAGGAAAGTCTATTTTTAGAGCATCTCCGAGTATGAGCTCCACGTTGTCCCATCCGTACTCCTTCTCCAGGATTTCGATTATCCGTGAATCCTTTTCTATGGCGTAAACCTTCTTTGCCCTCTTTGCCAGCTCGTCTGTTAGCACCCCCAAACCGGGCCCTATTTCAAGAACGGTCTCGCTTTCATTTATTTCTGCCCTTTCCACTTCTCTCTCGATAACATCCTCCACTATGAGGAAATTCTGACCAAGATCAGAATTGGGCTTTAGATGGTATTTAGAAATTAAAGAAAAGACCTTGGAGTGCATATCTACTCCCTGAATATTCTCCTTGAGCCTACAAAAAGCCTGTAGCGGTCTTTGTTCTCAAGTTCGTCCAGGATTCTTCTCGCTATCATCTTCACGGGATCTGGAAGTCCCTTTACCCTATGTTTTAAGTCCTCAAAGCTCTTGAATGGTTCTCTTTCCCTCTCCTCCAAGATGTCCCACATGTGCTTTTTCCCTATTCCCGGAAGCAGTTCCAGGCTGTGAAGCCTGTTCGTAATTGGTGGAGCAAGGTTAAAAAACTTCACAAAACGCCCTTCATTGTTCTTTACAATTTCCTCAAGGACGTACGGAAGTTCAGCCTTCGCAGTTGGAGTGAGGTCATCGTAATTAAGCTTTCTGGTTATCATTAATATTTTATCCCTCTGTCCTTTTCCAACAAAGACCCTCTCATAGAGCATAAGGTCTGTCTTAGGGATTACCTCGAGCAGGGTAAAAGCACTCTCCCCAATAACCTGTGCTATAGGCTTGTTTTCCCTAAGGTTTCGATGCTCAAGATCGAGATAACCGGTGGGAAGATAATCTAACACATATGCGTATTCTTCATACTCCACGTGACGCTTTTTTTTATCGGTGCTTTGGGCATAGGAATGCCTTCTATTATAATAATCCATGGTCTCTCCCCCCAAGAATATACAGCTTAGGGCTTTTAATACTTTTCGAGAAATTTTGAAAAAGAAGAAGAGAGCGCTACTCTCTAAACTCTTCAAGGATTTCGAGTATCTTTTCTGCTTCTTCTTTGGTGGGCATGTGTTCTTCCTTGGCAAAGATGACCCTTATGTCAAAGTAGTCCTCGGGCATTATGTCAACAATTTTTGTTGCTATCCTTCCGTCGAGCCATTCAAAGAGGCCCGTTAGCTTTTCTCTAAGCTCTTTTGCCTTTTCTGCTGGAAGCTTTGAAAACCTCTCTGCATGCTCAATGCTGACCCTTGCCTCGTAGAATATTGGCTCCTCTGGGTTTTCCTCGACTCCCTCTTCTTTCCTTCTAAGCAGCAGCTCTTTTGCCTCTGGGATTGAGATGTATTCCTCCTTAAGCTTCTTGCGCCCTATCATAGCTCTCACTTCTGGGGTCTTAAATGGACTGGGTGAATAAAGAATGTCTTGGTCTTATCGCCATCAGTGAGCTGGACTATGTATGCATCTCCCCTCTTTCCAACCACTGTACCGGTTCTTCCATGGAACCTTGGATCGGGCATTCCTTTGTGGTAGCTTGGTTCAATCACTATGTGGACTTTCTGTCCAATCTCAAACTCTTGGAGGAACCTTGTTAATGGAGGAAGGCCTCTCCTCCTTGGTGACTTGCTAAGCTTACCTCTGGTTTTCCTTCTAACAGTATGGGCTTTCTGAACCATATCAATCACCTCTTAGAGCTTATTTAGGAGTTTCAACAACTTATACGTTTAGGAACAGGCTTTTATCAACTACGGGTCTTTCCCAGTACCATAAGCTCATTTGCTCGACCATTTATAAAGTTTTCACTGTTCATCCAGGATGTTCAGCACATCAAGCTTTTCGCACCAAGCCTTCTTTCCTAATATCTCGCTCACTGAAGGGGTTGTCCTTCCCTTGTCCCCGGAAATCAGCTCCTTTATGTAGAGTCCTCCGTCAGCTATCAGGCGGAGTTTAAAATGCCTCTCATCTAAAAGCTCACCTTCAGCCTTATGGACTTTTCTTATCCTCACAATATCTGCCCTTCTCCCTAAAACCCTTCTGGGGGTTCTTTGATGAATAGTCGCCCCCTCGAGTGCCTTAACGACCTTTTCAACCTCTTCCCTGCTGATGCCCTCCTCAACATAAACAAGGGCCTCGTATTCTTTTTTGTGGTTTGACGTGAGAACCTTTTCGGCTTCTTCATTGGTTATAAACCTAAGCCCCAAAACCTCAACTTTCCCGCTCTTGTTGATTTCCTCTGCAATTTTCTCTAAGTCAACATGCCTTTTTATTGGTCTCTTAACCTCAACGACAAAAGGCCGCCCATTCCCAAGCATTCTCACATCTACGTCCTCTCTTCCAGCCCCGTGGAATATGCATTCCCCTTTTGTCGCTTTTGAAAAAGGTTTGCAGATTATTGACGCAACACTCTCTTTGAATCCCCTCAAAGGCGTTTGAGGGATTCCCCTAACCAGCTTCCTATAGCGACCGTAGATGTAGATAGGCCTTATCTGGAGTTCCACCCTCTCATTGTATGGTTCCACTATAAAAACAACATCCGGGTCGCTTTTGTTTACAGGCTTTTGAAGTATGAGTTCAAGGATTTTTCCAATTTCTCTGTTCAATTCTCTGTTTATTGGCTCGGCATACTTCAACCCAAACTTTTCAATTATCTCCCGTTCTTTCTCTACAATTTCCTTGGGAACCCTTGAGCCAACGAGAAAGCCCTCAAACTCAAGCCCAAGCCTTGAAGCCTTATCATAGCAAAGCCTTGCAAGATATTCGGTCTTCTTGAAGACATTTCCGCAAAGCTCACACTCTTGGGGCTCCTGAAATCCATCCTCCCCCCTAGCTTCTCTTTCCATATTAATGACCAACCTTATTGATTTCCCCCGGATGCGATTTTCTCCTTTCCCAAGCAGGGCAAAGGCTCTTCCTAAGCAGTGGTTACATAGCTTGTGCTCTTTGAGCATCTCTTCGGCCTTTTCCATTATCATCGCTCGCACCCTTAAGCTTTTTAATGCCCTTTCAGACTTTTCCCTATGATGACGAGAAGACAGAAGATAATAAAGCTTTTGGAGGAGAGGGACTACAGTGTAAGTGAACTTGCAGTGCTCCTTGAGATGAGGGGCAAAGGGAGTAAAAAGGCAATCCTTGAAGACCTTAAAGCTATTTCAAATATTGTAAAGCGTGAAGGAAAGGTTCTCCTCATTCAACCAGCCCAGTGCAGGAAGTGCGGCTTCGTATTTAGACCGGAGATAAAGATACCGGGTAGATGTCCAAAGTGCAGGTCGGAATGGATCGAAGAGCCGAGGTTTAAAATAGAGGCCCTATAGGGGCTATCTCGGTGGTAAAAGAGACAAGTTTATATCCCTCCCACCTCTACCCAGCTTAGGATTCAAAGGGGGTTTCGCTATGAGGAAGGTTGAGCTTTTCATGAAGGAAAAAGGCATTGAAGTTGGCGATTATGTTGAGATCGTTGAGAAGGAAAACGGCACAAGAGCTGTCTACAGGGGCCTTGTAATGCCCCCATATGAGCTTTCGAAGGGGGAAACCCTTACAATAAAGCTGGACAACGGGTACAACATCGGGATTTTAATCGACCAGATAGTTGAAGTGAAAATCCTCGAAAAAGCCAAGCCAAGAGAAGAAATCTCATTTAAAGAAGTTTTACCTAAAAAACCTGGGCTTCCAAACGTTACCATAATAGGAACCGGAGGAACCATAGCGAGCAAAATAGACTACAAAACCGGTGCGGTTCATGCGGCTTTCACTGCTGAAGAGCTCGCAAAAGCCGTTCCAGAGATTTTTGAGATAGCCAATATAACCCCAAAGCTTCTCTTTAACATAATGAGCGAGGATATGAAGCCGGAATACTGGAAAAAGATGGCTCATGAGGTTGCAAAGGCTCTCAACAGCGGTGAAGATGGAGTTATAATAGGCCATGGAACAGACACGATGGGGTATTCTGCCGCTGCATTAAGCTTCATGCTGAGGGATTTAGGAAAGCCCGTAATCTTCGTTGGCTCCCAGAGGAGTAGCGATAGACCTTCAAGCGATGCCGCGGTGAATTTAATATGCTCCACCAGAATGGCCGTTGAGGACTTTGGTGAGGTTGCCGTTGTGATGCACGGAGAAACCAGCGACACCTACTGTTTGGCACACAGAGGGACAAAGGTTAGAAAAATGCACACCTCAAGGAGAGACGCTTTCAGGAGTATAAACGACGTCCCCATAGCGAGGATATGGCCTGATGGAAGAGTCGAGTACCTAAGGGACGACTACAGAAAAAGAAGAGAGAGCGAAGTTTGGGTGGACGACAAGCTTGAAGAGAAAGTTGCCCTAATAAAGGTTTATCCGGGCATGAGCGGAGAGCTCATAGACTTTTTAGTGGATAAAGGCTATAAGGGAATTGTAATAGAGGGCACAGGTCTCGGCCACACGCCAAACGAGATAATACCAACAATAGAAAGGGCAGTTGAGGAAGGTGTTGCAGTTTGCATGACGAGCCAGTGC
The Thermococcus sp. 2319x1 DNA segment above includes these coding regions:
- a CDS encoding radical SAM protein, with amino-acid sequence MIVAIIDGYTDEPAGLGVPPYLGIYPRYAYGAIKKARKDARIFYLTIDDLRFTFEGEQGIKTKNKTPNVYKTKEILEKADVIIYIGGLHTPGKYLSAVPSQVEEVAKFIKPFKGIKILGGPAFMGSAHEGGTKISPRELALAHAIFDHIVYGDLEAFLYDFFTNPKDANPFRFRDYLELRDYALLGAEVVKQFPDYPDFVIVEIETQRGCPKAAGMGGCSFCTEPVRYRAIEDRPIEDIVKEVEVLYNLGVRHFRVGRQSCIFSYMAKPNGRVPIPNPEALEKLFKGIRTVAPDVKTLHVDNANPAVIANYPEESIKIAKTLIKYGTPGNVVAFGLETADPKVARINNLNSTAEETYEAVRILNEVGAKRGYNGMPWLLPGINILFGLPGETKKTYELTYEFLKKILDDGLLVRRINIRQVVVFPGTPLWYMRDKVKTEKHKSLIKHYKYKIRHEIDYPMLKKLVPVGTILRDVRAEVFDNGLTYGRQIGSYPLIVGIPKKIELNRFYDVLIVDHGFRSITGIPIPINVNREGSKVLSYLPGIGKKKVAKILAKRPFKSKEEFLEIIEAEKREMYRDVVVI
- the gatD gene encoding Glu-tRNA(Gln) amidotransferase subunit GatD: MRKVELFMKEKGIEVGDYVEIVEKENGTRAVYRGLVMPPYELSKGETLTIKLDNGYNIGILIDQIVEVKILEKAKPREEISFKEVLPKKPGLPNVTIIGTGGTIASKIDYKTGAVHAAFTAEELAKAVPEIFEIANITPKLLFNIMSEDMKPEYWKKMAHEVAKALNSGEDGVIIGHGTDTMGYSAAALSFMLRDLGKPVIFVGSQRSSDRPSSDAAVNLICSTRMAVEDFGEVAVVMHGETSDTYCLAHRGTKVRKMHTSRRDAFRSINDVPIARIWPDGRVEYLRDDYRKRRESEVWVDDKLEEKVALIKVYPGMSGELIDFLVDKGYKGIVIEGTGLGHTPNEIIPTIERAVEEGVAVCMTSQCLYGRVNLNVYSTGRKLLKAGVIPCEDMLPETAYVKLIWVLGHTQNLEEVRNMMLTNYAGEITPYTRFDTYLR
- the rsmA gene encoding 16S rRNA (adenine(1518)-N(6)/adenine(1519)-N(6))-dimethyltransferase RsmA — translated: MHSKVFSLISKYHLKPNSDLGQNFLIVEDVIEREVERAEINESETVLEIGPGLGVLTDELAKRAKKVYAIEKDSRIIEILEKEYGWDNVELILGDALKIDFPYFDKIVSNLPYQISSPITFKLLKYDFKKAVLIYQLEFAQRMVAKPGDKNYSRLSVMVQAKADVELVEKIGRGAFYPKPKVDSAVIVMTPKPKDERITLNENLVKALFQHRRKLASKALKDSYHMLGLTKGEFKKLKPIIEHIPHSQKRVFQLSIEEIKDIEEYLRQNGLL
- a CDS encoding RNA polymerase Rpb4 family protein, producing the protein MIGRKKLKEEYISIPEAKELLLRRKEEGVEENPEEPIFYEARVSIEHAERFSKLPAEKAKELREKLTGLFEWLDGRIATKIVDIMPEDYFDIRVIFAKEEHMPTKEEAEKILEILEEFRE
- a CDS encoding transcriptional regulator, which translates into the protein MMTRRQKIIKLLEERDYSVSELAVLLEMRGKGSKKAILEDLKAISNIVKREGKVLLIQPAQCRKCGFVFRPEIKIPGRCPKCRSEWIEEPRFKIEAL
- a CDS encoding S-layer protein, which encodes MKVRKIAALAVGAAMVGATLGYANAAMPGKEFFVKDGMPNVKIVVGANAPSTMDVASAADIALAIGSLLYTSEEVKASGVSVVVKKDITDDPDDITIYKYFYSTVKGPITAEEWSDLPGDYWWNGSAYNGSYDDWVAAYQTLPWMYEVEDMDGIDEDFKVDWDFSIDEIHLIPTDPDDWDENDIDQPPKDAKLQIPKGAFKVLLNYTISNWSVEVDLGKDSQWGIPYSESFNIIDDDKPDPNEIADEYDVDPSDVKINFKGYVYEGVASGDTFTVLGNSYYVLNVIDKAFEYGKDHGEVWFRLGDIKDYDGYKVKAVDISVYENRALVEVTSPNGIDQLVILKKDEEKDVFGNGGIILTLTDTFVGIDSNLIATIQVVTNKKKIESGDELVAGWKAEITTGTNSDGDKVIKWITLSNADDIEEKTVDVLGKYKVYYKLQTWTKDEADANYDINDDGDKKDELMTAKAMIVIEPTERVYETKELAVGGELDGWIIESIKGETYTKVTPMVPTEPITVLDTEVDVNAVDSNLILVGGPVANAITKYLVDQGLSTVDWKNSDGDLEYIEDAFGTFDVLIVAGKDRYATREAAKELMQYLAQL
- a CDS encoding 50S ribosomal protein L21e, whose product is MVQKAHTVRRKTRGKLSKSPRRRGLPPLTRFLQEFEIGQKVHIVIEPSYHKGMPDPRFHGRTGTVVGKRGDAYIVQLTDGDKTKTFFIHPVHLRPQK
- a CDS encoding DUF655 domain-containing protein, which gives rise to MDYYNRRHSYAQSTDKKKRHVEYEEYAYVLDYLPTGYLDLEHRNLRENKPIAQVIGESAFTLLEVIPKTDLMLYERVFVGKGQRDKILMITRKLNYDDLTPTAKAELPYVLEEIVKNNEGRFVKFFNLAPPITNRLHSLELLPGIGKKHMWDILEEREREPFKSFEDLKHRVKGLPDPVKMIARRILDELENKDRYRLFVGSRRIFRE
- a CDS encoding tRNA pseudouridine(54/55) synthase Pus10 gives rise to the protein MIMEKAEEMLKEHKLCNHCLGRAFALLGKGENRIRGKSIRLVINMEREARGEDGFQEPQECELCGNVFKKTEYLARLCYDKASRLGLEFEGFLVGSRVPKEIVEKEREIIEKFGLKYAEPINRELNREIGKILELILQKPVNKSDPDVVFIVEPYNERVELQIRPIYIYGRYRKLVRGIPQTPLRGFKESVASIICKPFSKATKGECIFHGAGREDVDVRMLGNGRPFVVEVKRPIKRHVDLEKIAEEINKSGKVEVLGLRFITNEEAEKVLTSNHKKEYEALVYVEEGISREEVEKVVKALEGATIHQRTPRRVLGRRADIVRIRKVHKAEGELLDERHFKLRLIADGGLYIKELISGDKGRTTPSVSEILGKKAWCEKLDVLNILDEQ